The region AAAAAAACTATGGTGTTTGGAACTTAGCAAAAGATTTCCACACATCGGAAACTATCCTCGACTTTAAATAGAGAAATGGGAAAAAAAGTCGAGCTAATTGACCATAAGTAAGTGATTTTTGGGAGTCAAACCAAATCTTTATCGCATAAACAACAAAAATGGAGTAGAGGTTCATTTGAGCTAAGTACTTATTTATCCCTTACTTGTTTTTCATTGAAATTGTTTTCTTGTGTTGGGTATTCATTGGGGATAATGAAAATTTAAGTATGGAGGTATTTGAACGCttactttgttttgttttgttgtacatgttattttaggtatttttttccagttttagtttttttttttaagatttcatagtcttttgagaatttttttttgaacaagTAGAAGTTATGAATTTTGGAACATATTGAGCTTGATAACATGTTTTGACTACCCTttataaaactttaatttttgttaatcttTGATTATTTGGAAATATTTGATTGAAATTATGAGTTTGATTTTATGTTAActgtatatattaatttttgagtTTAACAAATTTTTCGCAAAAAACTTTATTACTTTTGAGTTATAGAATTGTCAAATGTTTCAATGTATATTaagttttggattgtttaaatttattattgaatttttgaGATGACTTTTACAATTCTATATTGAAGATCGAGAGCTATTTTGAAcctaaatgatttttttaagtgTGTTAATTGTTACTTATTTGCCAAAActtgtaattttaatttgattgaagaACATATGAGATATGTGATGAAATGAATATGATTTGGGCACTTATATTACACATTTATTTTCTCATTAAAAAAAGCTACCCTATTTTGATAACCAATTTTAAGCCAACCCGTTTTCTTGTTAAATTACACACATGTATTCACCCTTTTTTTTCTAACTTTTAACAATCCTACGAGTTAAGATTTAAACAAAAACTTGAAATAAAAAGATATGaaatttactaaaatattaagcaatgaaataaaaaaaacaaagaaggaAAAATCAAAAGAATGAAGAAAAGAACAAGcttctaaaaaaagaaaaaaatatatataaaaaagaaaattttggTTTATGAACATCAAAGTGCTTGTTTTCAAATTTTAGCTTGTTTAAACTAATTGAAGTCTTAATTCTTACCTTTAACCCTAGtgtcattataattaataattaatacccTTTGATTTGTGTGCTCATTTGTTTCGAGTAGTGGACTTATGATTAGATTGCAAACAGTTCAATTTGTAGCGAGTtagaaaaaaacgaaaaaaatataaaccccAAACAATTGTGTGATTCGAGAGATAACTTGTGAGAAAAAATTTTGGTTTAAAGTTTGAATGTGGTTGAGGATTCGAAGTTCTTCTAATTGTTTAGACATCTAAGCAATTCTGGATAACGATGAAACTGTGATCTTTTGTGTTTGATTTTAACTCATTAGTAATTTTGTGTTTTGTGAACTTTTTGTTAACTTGAGTAAATTCATAATTATCAATTGAGTTTAAGGTCAATTGAACTCAAAATGTGTTTGCAAGTGGTCATTGGTTGCATGAGTTTGGTTTTGCTTAGGATagttttttatgttaaataGTGAAAATTGTTTTGAggtgattattttatttgagGACAAGTAAAAAGTTAAGTGTGGAGGGATTTGACACACTTAATTTGTACAATactttttctaaatataatgtgtgcattatatattattttgagaaAACTATGCATGAAAAGGTGTTATTTTATAGGTAATGTATGCTAGAAAGACGTGGATTAGGAATCAAAGGAAATTGCAAATAAACGAAGAAAATGTTAAATTGATCCTTGTTCATGAACTGATATTTATGTCCTTCTTCAAGACCTCATATGAGAAAGTGTCATTCATACGAATTAAATTAGACATATCAATATTTCCATATCTTCAAAATTATATCATTCGGAGTTGTCCAGCTCAACctatgaagttttgaagattGACAAATTGCACGTCGCATTAGTTTTCTTGCAGATTTGACCCTTTTCAATCAATTGAATATTTTGGAATACTTAGAGATCTATGATGAATTTATGTTCTtcataatatataaactagaAATCACAAGACTTTCAATGAATCAAAAATCAAGTCATTAGAAGGTGTGTTTAAAGCGTTATGACTTTCTGAAATTACTGGTGGCGCTGAAGTGAATCTTGCCGAGTTCAAGGTTCTTGCCGCCGGACTGCAATGGCAAGGTCGCAGGATTACTCTTTGTGCAAAACTCCTTTCGAGCTCACAAAATCCTGCCACTCGGCAGGATTGGGGTAGCCGAAAAGATGATCTCACGAGGAGTTTTGTGATTTTTCCTATTTTCGCTAAGAGTCCTATTTCGACCAAGATTTGATTTGAAATAGATTACTAGGATTTCccacatttataaatttaacccAAGGCTATATAGTTACTTTTTGTTTAGATTTAGTTTTTCATTAGTTTTTAGGTTTGCAAACAAtcattttaggttaattacATTTTAGTCCTCAGTTTTAGTTTTTGTGATTTAAAGCTCTGAAATGTGGAACTCAAGTTTTTGTGTTTAGAATATTTTCAGGTTTTAATTCAagtatattttattcttttcaattatttaattatgtttattaatcTTAGCTTgttgattattttaattatgtctagttaaatcttttaaatctaaaatattaTTAGTAGTATGAGTTAATTCAAATAtgagatttaatattttatctttcATTATTCTTGCAATTCTTGTTATTAAGTTTAACTAGGATGATATTTGTGCGTTGCACAggttggaatttttttaaaaaaaattactccctccgtccacaAAAGATAGgttgatttccctttttagaTGTCCGAAATTATAGGTTGATTTCCTTTTAAGGAAGTTAGTTAATTAAGTAATTGACTATAATATCCTTAGTTAAGTTAGTGCTTAgtcaactaaatttaattttgatcaaGTTTTGATATTAACATCAATTAATAGTCTTTGATAATTTCCATATGTTTATGATGATATATACAGTgtctctttcattttctttctctgAACAtactaaaaaaatggaaaattctAAATCTTCTAAAAACATGTCAATGACAAATAGTCTGccaaaaaaattgcaaataagAAAGccaaaagtgatgttagatttaAACAACTCTCCCAAGGAAGATGGATTTATCTCCCATGAACAAGAAATTGACAAAGAAGTTCGTCACATGATGAAGTTTTACAGAGAAGACAGTAcatgatttatttattgaaatctTCTGTTAGTATGCATAATTTTCTTCACTATCCTTTTTTGTGTTAGAAATAAACTATTTCTAAATCGCAGTTGAAGCTCATGTGTTGTAATCTCGTTTTTATGAAATTCCATTACAACAGCTTCAATATCtagaatttttagtgatttattaGGAGCAGTTCTTATCTTTTTACTGAAAATATGAGTTCACTGGAAAGCTGACTCATACTTGAAATACTATTGAATATTGACAAGACAATGAAAATTAGACCAATAAGAAGTTtatttaaaatggaaaaacttTTAGCCATAATATTGTGCATTTGTATAAATAGGAAGCATTTCTGCATAATTGGATGCATActgtttcaaattttaaaaaaaatgagatttGTACcattcaaattacaaaaataagaCATTTTGCCTTATTCAACTTATCAAACTCATGGTTGCCATCGTTTTTATGCATCAAACAAATGGCATTACTCATTATTTGCAGATGTAGTTTTTACAATATAATTAGGAATGAAATTTGTATGTACAAGTGTTTGACGAGTCTTTTGGGTCAAACTATTCTACTTTAAGCAACCAATTACCTATATCAAATATGAAATGAACAATTTGGTTGATCTAATCTAAGTCTCTTTTAATTTGAACACATATAATctgaataatttaaaataagatgACATCAATATAAAAGATACTCCAGCAAACATGTCAGTTGTAAagaagaaacaaataaaaacataccaTGCATATCTATAATTTGCAAACAGTAAAACAAGAGTAACAAATAAACAAACATATCTATAATTTGCAAAGATGAAATAAATGAAAACATATCAGTTTCAAATACCAGCAAACATGTTCCAAGAAATTAAACTAATGCAATCACAAATCTAGACAATAAATAGTTCATAAACTAGCATCTTGATTAACAACATCAGTCCTATAATTTTCAGTTTGTGAATTTGTAACTTGATTAAAAACTTGATTGCACTCAAGTCTCCCAATCATCCTATGTTTGCTCATGTGTGGGATTTTATAGTTATTCCCTCCATTAATCTTCATGACTTCATGCATGCAAGATTGCAATGTCAAAAAACTGTTATTCAATTCTTCAACTGGATATTGCTCAAATGCTTTTTCCACGGCCAAAATGAACTCATCATAAGTTCGAGGAGTTTCTTTATGTTGAATCGAATCAATAGCTCTAAAAAAGGCCAAGTCCAAGACGTTCATATCTGGACTATTAAGAGGTTGGCAATGTAACTTGATTTCATAACCATCCATTTTTGCTGCTCTATTAAATTCACCATCATTGACATTCAATTGTGGTTTTGCATTATCTTGTTGAATATAAATAGTTCTAGAACTAAAACATGGCCACTTTTCTTTAATCGAAGGcaataaattattaatcaaataagATCGAGTTACCTCCTTAGTCACCGAcataattggttttgtttccattGTCCCCGTTGTTCTATTTTTGCTATTTCGCTTTGCTGGTTCTTTACAAACAAATGGCCATATTCCGATTTTCTCATCAAATGTCATACCGGTATCAACATCGATACGAGGACGAGCACTGGCagctaaaaatattattttagaaatGAAACACTTACTTTTGCAAGTTCGGAAAGGCTCACTTTCATCGGGAAGTAGGtagtatttttgtgttgttctcgACATGTAGTACCACTCTTCATCGATATGGATTTGATCATACATATTGACAAACTTTGGTGAAGTATCAATAGTATCTTTATCAACCATAGACAAACAAAATTCCAATCTGGCTTTCAAATTTTCTTCCGATAAATAGGGCTTCAAAGCATTTGAATATGGTCGGATGTAATCTTCTTTAATTCTTTTATGAACCGTTGATTTTGGATATTTCAGCTCAGATGAAAGCGACCGAATATTGGTGCGACGGCTGAACGGAATATCTCGCATTCGATTAAAGTCCAACTCAATTCTTTTACGACCAACCTTTTTCACAAGATTACATGAGAGATCAGGTAAACTCCCTTTTGTTACATGTATTGCTTGTTGATGTAGTCGATTTACCGATCTTGTCAATATTGAAAAGTAATCCGCAATTTTCTGTATTACTCCTTTTGGtaattttccttcttttgtttCTTTGAGTAACATTTCAATAATGGCTTGTTTCTTATCAGGAGTGAAGTTTTGCTTTTATTGGACATAAGAGAATTTGGAATGGTTATACCTATTTCTTCTGGCATATCATTCAAATTAAAAAGGAATGATTGAGAATAATTTTGTGCATCTGGAGAAATTTGTGGCTCATTATTTGctaaattggaattttttttcatttttagcaatcttgTTATGGAAAATCTCATacgtaattttatatttgaaaattctatattgaaattttttatatttggaaaTAAAATAGCAGGATTTCTGGACAGAATTTTCATAATGGCGGCAAGTAAAAATCTAAAGAGAAAATGAATAGATTTATGCTGTGATAATTAGAGTAATTTAATTAGTGGACATTTAATGTGTTAGTGCCTTCTTCTGTTTGGAAACAAAATATGTAAGTGGGATTTCTTTGCGTTTAATCCTAAAATGGTGGTAACTCAATCTTTTTAAGAGAAAATGTAGAAAATTTGGAGTAATTAATTAGAGTAATAGAGTTAATTAGAACTCATGCaattaataagataaaatttgtttgataaccGAGATTGAGTGTGTTAGTTACAAGGAAACACTAAAACACTTATTTAATAGGGGTATAACAAACCATCAgtacaattttaactaaaataactaaaattcttaatctgtgtgtaaactCAAATCAGCCTATCTTTtgtggacggagggagtatgatATTATTTGaggtattttttatattattgtaatttttttgtagtagataaaatattttttgcatttttatttaaatcttttttttttaaaaaaattattatttttttgtttgtgtttCAATGAATACCAACCGGTAAATTGATGGGCTAATGAATATTTGaactgaattaatttttttatacttcaACATTGAAAAGCAATAATTCAAAGATAGACAAAATTATATTACTTATTTTATGAAGTCATTTTATACTAagtattcttttttttaaaaaaaactagtactttttaactttttcatgaaaattaaaatttcaacacAAATGAAagtgaaatattattttatttgttttatttggaCCAAAGAGATACATGAGTCTTACCTTATTCttgttttaaactttataatcTCAACATCCAAAGTATATAAAATTCATGTTAAATCGAATTGTTTTTCATAATGTACCATCGTCCAATTTTTATCTCAATGTCCATCTTCTCTGTTGTAACATTTGATGGATAGACGTACATGATGCAATTGTTTGTACTTAATTAGTTGATAAAGAGTGTCTCGCAAGCTTGGAAGTTTGATTTTTTCTGAAGTATTAACAAATATTCTTTTGAATATGTTGACTTCTTTGTGTCAAGGTCCAAGTGATATGACTATGACATACGTATATAGCGATTGAGGATTTGCAGTTGAT is a window of Mercurialis annua linkage group LG2, ddMerAnnu1.2, whole genome shotgun sequence DNA encoding:
- the LOC126668186 gene encoding uncharacterized protein LOC126668186; its protein translation is MLLKETKEGKLPKGVIQKIADYFSILTRSVNRLHQQAIHVTKGSLPDLSCNLVKKVGRKRIELDFNRMRDIPFSRRTNIRSLSSELKYPKSTVHKRIKEDYIRPYSNALKPYLSEENLKARLEFCLSMVDKDTIDTSPKFVNMYDQIHIDEEWYYMSRTTQKYYLLPDESEPFRTCKSKCFISKIIFLAASARPRIDVDTGMTFDEKIGIWPFVCKEPAKRNSKNRTTGTMETKPIMSVTKEVTRSYLINNLLPSIKEKWPCFSSRTIYIQQDNAKPQLNVNDGEFNRAAKMDGYEIKLHCQPLNSPDMNVLDLAFFRAIDSIQHKETPRTYDEFILAVEKAFEQYPVEELNNSFLTLQSCMHEVMKINGGNNYKIPHMSKHRMIGRLECNQVFNQVTNSQTENYRTDVVNQDASL